A single Cannabis sativa cultivar Pink pepper isolate KNU-18-1 chromosome 7, ASM2916894v1, whole genome shotgun sequence DNA region contains:
- the LOC133039921 gene encoding uncharacterized protein At5g01610-like, giving the protein MEKALTKVGSLKVGSLWISKKAKEELSNISEEITTLSSTVEEKAKWIFNKLKGSPPKTLPDLLREYNLPPGLFPQNITCYEFDETKARLIVYLPSPCEVSFKDSSVIRYANRVKAILLRGKLTGIEGMKTKVLVWVKVTCVAVESSKSDKVWFTAGVKKSRSKDAYLVASNGVRIEDF; this is encoded by the exons atgGAGAAGGCTCTGACAAAAGTGGGTAGCTTAAAAGTTGGAAGCTTATGGATTTCAAAGAAAGCCAAGGAAGAACTCTCTAATATCTCTGAGGAAATCACT ACTTTGTCAAGTACAGTTGAGGAGAAAGCAAAGTGGATTTTCAACAAACTCAAAG GGTCACCACCAAAAACCTTGCCAGATCTCCTCCGAGAGTACAACTTACCACCGGGACTCTTTCCTCAGAACATAACCTGTTACGAATTTGATGAAACAAAGGCAAGGCTGATCGTGTATTTGCCATCACCGTGCGAAGTTAGCTTCAAGGATTCATCTGTAATAAGGTATGCAAACCGAGTGAAAGCGATACTGCTAAGGGGAAAGCTAACAGGAATTGAGGGAATGAAAACAAAGGTGCTAGTTTGGGTTAAGGTCACTTGTGTGGCAGTTGAAAGTTCCAAATCCGATAAGGTATGGTTCACTGCTGGAGTCAAGAAATCTAGGTCCAAGGATGCTTATCTAGTTGCCAGTAATGGTGTTAGGATAGAAGATTTCTGA